The Chitinophagales bacterium genome has a segment encoding these proteins:
- the lpxB gene encoding lipid-A-disaccharide synthase has translation MNYCFVVGEVSADAYAAEIIKYIQEQDSNAYCFGFGGDKMQNEGFIALRNLNQLSFMGFGAVFKHWKTIKQNFKIIQQAILQQKADVVILIDYAGFNLRLAKWCKKNNIKIVYFILPKVWSWNEKRIKILQQCVAINIGIFPFEVDYFQSKHLAIQYYGNPSAYFIAQYKAQNTNQNQQKYIALFPGSRKQELHYILPTMLDFATQNQQYQFIIAGISSLKDIYPTTLPNNVSIIFDENYTVMQQSKFAIACSGTVSLELALFGIHHIVVYKTGFWHYQIGKRLAKVKYISLPNLIEDNVVVTELIQHDYNLKRLQEEFNIHSNQSILFNSNGMYNEKLYTHISQKIIGLAKK, from the coding sequence ATGAATTACTGTTTTGTAGTTGGCGAAGTTTCTGCTGATGCATATGCTGCTGAAATTATAAAATATATACAAGAGCAAGATAGCAACGCTTACTGTTTTGGTTTTGGTGGCGATAAAATGCAAAACGAAGGTTTTATAGCACTACGAAATCTAAATCAATTATCATTCATGGGCTTTGGTGCAGTATTCAAGCATTGGAAAACCATCAAACAAAATTTTAAAATTATACAACAAGCAATACTACAACAAAAAGCAGATGTAGTAATATTGATTGATTATGCTGGATTTAATCTGCGATTAGCAAAATGGTGTAAAAAAAATAATATTAAAATAGTTTATTTTATTTTACCAAAAGTATGGTCTTGGAATGAAAAAAGAATTAAAATACTACAACAATGTGTAGCTATAAATATTGGTATTTTTCCTTTTGAGGTAGACTATTTTCAATCAAAGCATTTAGCAATTCAATATTATGGCAATCCAAGTGCTTATTTTATAGCACAATATAAAGCTCAAAACACGAATCAAAATCAACAAAAATATATAGCACTTTTTCCAGGAAGCAGAAAACAAGAGTTGCATTACATATTGCCAACTATGTTAGATTTTGCTACACAGAATCAACAATATCAATTTATTATAGCAGGAATAAGTAGTTTAAAAGATATATATCCAACTACATTACCAAATAATGTAAGTATTATTTTTGATGAAAATTATACAGTAATGCAACAAAGTAAATTTGCTATTGCTTGTAGTGGAACGGTTTCCTTAGAGTTGGCTTTATTTGGTATTCATCATATTGTAGTGTATAAAACTGGTTTTTGGCATTATCAAATCGGAAAAAGATTAGCAAAAGTAAAATATATAAGTTTACCAAATTTAATTGAAGACAATGTAGTAGTAACAGAGTTAATTCAGCATGACTATAACTTAAAACGACTACAAGAAGAATTTAATATTCACAGCAATCAATCAATATTATTTAACAGCAATGGTATGTATAATGAAAAACTGTATACTCATATATCTCAAAAAATAATTGGACTAGCTAAAAAGTAG
- the surE gene encoding 5'/3'-nucleotidase SurE translates to MEKPIILVTNDDGIISPGIKALVEVAQKFGEVLVVAPDSPQSGMGHAITIHDPLRLQKVNIFDDIPAYQCSGTPVDCVKIAIDKLLHRKPDLCISGINHGSNASINVIYSGTMSAAMEAAIDGIPAIGFSLLDYSFDADFSASKIYAEKIIRNVFNNDLPNNCLLNVNIPIGTVDEIKGMKVCRQANAKWEESFDERRDPSGKSYFWLTGVFSNYDQGQDTDVWALDNNFVSIVPVQYDLTNHQGISYLNQKWNLNE, encoded by the coding sequence ATGGAAAAGCCAATAATATTAGTAACCAATGATGATGGAATTATATCGCCAGGAATTAAAGCATTGGTAGAAGTAGCACAAAAATTTGGAGAGGTATTAGTTGTAGCACCAGATAGTCCGCAGTCTGGAATGGGACACGCAATAACGATTCACGACCCATTGCGATTACAAAAAGTAAATATTTTTGATGATATTCCTGCTTATCAATGTTCTGGCACTCCTGTAGATTGTGTAAAAATAGCTATTGATAAATTATTGCATCGCAAACCAGATTTATGTATCTCAGGAATTAATCATGGATCTAATGCATCAATCAATGTAATATATTCTGGTACAATGTCAGCAGCTATGGAAGCAGCTATAGATGGTATTCCTGCTATTGGTTTTTCATTGTTAGATTACTCGTTTGATGCTGATTTTAGTGCTTCAAAAATATATGCAGAAAAAATAATTAGAAATGTATTCAATAATGATTTACCAAATAATTGTTTATTAAATGTAAATATTCCTATTGGAACAGTCGATGAAATTAAAGGCATGAAAGTATGTAGACAAGCCAATGCAAAATGGGAAGAATCGTTTGATGAAAGAAGAGACCCAAGTGGAAAATCGTATTTTTGGTTAACTGGTGTTTTTTCTAATTACGACCAAGGACAAGATACAGATGTTTGGGCTTTAGATAACAATTTCGTATCGATAGTTCCTGTGCAGTACGATTTAACCAATCATCAAGGAATAAGTTATTTAAATCAAAAATGGAATTTAAATGAATAA
- a CDS encoding DUF4230 domain-containing protein yields MNKILKYVIAVVVGILLYQSLKIFDGKKEQSQIDSTIVVEKIEKVLKMVTIEGNFSELLTYSDYDYIDFPGFRKKAIIKVDAKVMVGYDLNNIKITTDEATKTITISNLPKAQILSVDHNLSYYDMDNGLFNSFDEKDLSALNAKAKALIVEKAKSSDLLQQADEQRRELFSLIYYLAKDTGYKVVVEGKPLQDLSITTKTE; encoded by the coding sequence ATGAACAAAATCTTAAAATATGTAATTGCTGTTGTGGTTGGTATTCTGTTGTATCAATCATTAAAAATATTTGATGGCAAAAAAGAACAAAGTCAAATTGATAGCACTATTGTAGTTGAAAAAATTGAGAAAGTTTTAAAAATGGTGACAATAGAAGGTAATTTTTCTGAGTTGCTAACTTATAGTGATTATGATTATATTGATTTTCCTGGATTTAGAAAAAAAGCAATTATAAAAGTAGATGCTAAAGTAATGGTAGGTTATGATTTAAATAATATAAAAATTACTACTGATGAAGCTACTAAAACTATAACGATTAGTAATTTACCAAAAGCACAAATTTTGTCTGTCGATCATAATTTATCTTACTACGATATGGACAATGGTTTGTTTAATAGCTTTGATGAAAAAGATTTAAGTGCATTGAACGCTAAAGCAAAAGCATTAATTGTAGAAAAAGCAAAGTCAAGCGATTTGTTACAACAAGCAGATGAACAAAGAAGAGAACTATTTAGTTTAATTTACTACTTAGCAAAAGATACTGGATATAAAGTAGTTGTAGAAGGCAAACCATTACAAGATTTATCTATCACCACAAAAACAGAATAA
- a CDS encoding DUF456 domain-containing protein — MEPAILITIGIILLIIGLVSCVLPPLPGPPIAYGALLIAYFGLHKVEAIPQWLLITYAVLTIVIAILDNFIPIWGTQKFGGTKAGIRGSFVGILIGIFFAPFGGISLIICPFLGAIIAELIDGQDMNTAFKSGVGSFIGFLLTSGIKIILVLFMCFHFVKAVI; from the coding sequence ATGGAACCAGCAATATTAATTACAATTGGAATTATATTATTAATTATTGGATTAGTGAGTTGTGTATTGCCTCCATTGCCTGGACCACCAATTGCATATGGAGCTTTACTTATTGCTTATTTTGGCTTACACAAAGTAGAGGCAATTCCGCAATGGTTATTAATTACTTATGCTGTTTTAACTATTGTAATTGCCATATTAGACAATTTTATTCCAATTTGGGGAACACAAAAATTTGGTGGTACAAAAGCTGGTATCAGAGGAAGTTTTGTAGGTATATTAATAGGTATTTTCTTTGCTCCATTTGGTGGAATTTCTCTAATTATTTGTCCGTTTTTAGGTGCTATAATTGCCGAATTAATTGACGGACAAGATATGAATACTGCATTTAAATCTGGTGTTGGTTCTTTTATTGGATTTTTATTAACCAGTGGAATTAAAATAATATTAGTATTATTTATGTGTTTTCATTTTGTAAAAGCAGTCATATAA